The Candidatus Krumholzibacteriota bacterium genome segment AAAAAGAAGATCAAAGCGCCTGATGTTTACCGCGAAGGCAGCGGTGAGATCAGGATAGGCGGAGCGCGGGGTTTCAATCTCAGGGATATCGATGTCATTTTCAGGACCGGCGCTTTCAACGTCGTCACGGGAGTCTCCGGCGCCGGCAAATCAACGCTGGTCAACAGGACGCTCTCGGCAATCCTAAAGGGCGAGGCTGAAAAAGGGGGAGAGCTCTGCCGAAGTTTAGAAGGGATTGATCTGATCGATTCGGTAATAGAGATCGACCAGGCGCCTATCGGGAGGACTCCGCGCAGCAATCCGGCCACCTATACGAAACTATTCGACCTGATCAGAGATCTTTTCGCGGGCTGCCGGGTCTCCAGGGATCGCGGGTATGACAAGGGAAGGTTTTCGTTCAATGTCGAAGGCGGAAGATGCGAGGCCTGCCAGGGAGCGGGCGTGCAGCAGATCGGGATGCATTTCCTGGAGAATATCTCTGTTATATGCGAAGAGTGCGATGGGAAGAGGTTTGACGGCAGCACCCTCGAAGTCCTGTACAGAGGGGTCAACATCCATGACGTCCTGGAGATGCCGGTAGAAGAAGCGGCAAATTTTTTCAGTGACGACAAGAGGATAATGCGTCATCTCGGCGCGCTCCTTGATGTAGGCCTCGGATACATCACGCTGGGGCAGCCGTCGACAACCCTCTCGGGAGGGGAAGCGCAGAGGGTAAAACTCGCGTCACGGCTCGCGAGGCCATCATCCGGCAAGACACTGTATATACTCAACGAACCGACCACCTCTCTTCACACTGCCGATATAGCTATCCTGCTGCGGGCGATAAGAAGTCTGGTGGAGGCTGGAAATACCGTCGTTGCTATCGAGCATAATCTTGACTTCATCAGGTCCGCTGACTGGATGATAGATCTAGGCCCGGGAAGCGGTGAAGAAGGCGGAGGTCTTGTATTCATGGGAAGACCTGGTGAAGCGGTTCTGGCAGAAGAGTCGCTTACCGGCATGGCTTTAAGAGACGCGGCCCGGGATACCTTGGCGATGTCGATGGATATCGAAAGGGAAGAATCGGCAGGTCCGAAAAAGCAGATAGAGCTTCGCGGCGTGACAACGCATAACCTCAGGTCGGTCGACGTCGATATTCCCCATGGAAAAATAACTGTCATAACAGGCGTATCCGGCAGCGGTAAATCGTCGCTGGCCTTCGACACTCTCTACGCGCAAAGCAGGATGTTGTATTTCGGATCCCTTTCTACCCAGGCGAGAAGATATATGAAGAAAATTCCACTTCCGCCGGTCGAACAGACTGCGGGATTGAACGCCGCGATCGCTATCGGCCAGAATAGAAGCATCGACAACCCCCGTTCGATAATAGCGACGGTCACAGAGATATACGATCATTACAGGCTGCTTTTTTCCAGAGCCGGTATGGTCGGAGACCGCGCGACCGACTTTTCGGCAAGGATCTTTTCATTCAATCATCACCAGGGGGCCTGCCCGCAGTGCAGGGGACTCGGCGTGAAGACTGTCTGCAGCGCTGAAGCCCTCGTGTCACATCCACACCTTTCGCTGCTCAACGGAGCGATGGATGGAAGCAGGACGGGAGGGTTCTATGGTGAGCGTGGTGGCCAGTACCTTGCGATACTTGTGGCTGTAGGGGAGAAAAAGAGGATAGATTATTCCGTTCCCTACGACGAGCTTTCTTCTGAGGCGCGCCAGCTGGCGATGCATGGCGCGGGGGATGAATTCTTCAGCGCCGTATGGAGGTTCAACCGGAAAGGGCGCGAGGGAGAGCATCGATGGGAGGTAAGATGGCCGGGATTCTGCGGCCATGTCGAAAGGGAATACGAGCGGGTACATGCCGATAAGAGGGGCGAGAAGATGCTTCCGCTGATGGAGGATGTCACCTGCCCCGCCTGCTCGGGGGCGAGGTTATCGCCTGAGGTCCTGCGCGTTATCTTTGCCGGAAAAAACATCTCAAGCCTCTGCGCGATGACGGTCGACGAGACACTTCAGTTTCTAAGCTATATAGATGAAGACCAAAAAAATTCCGGTCTCACTGAAAGGCAAATCATTGTCACCGAAGCTCTCAGAAGAGAGATCGCCGGCAGGCTCGAGCCGATAAGACAGATGGGGCTGGGGTACCTGAGGCTGGACAGAAGGACGTCGACCCTTTCCGGAGGCGAGTTGCAGAGAGTGCTGCTGGCCGCTCAGCTCGGTAGCAGACTCTGCTCTGTCACCTATGTCCTGGATGAACCAACGGTGGGACTGCACGAGCGTGATACGGAAAAACTCATCGACATCATGAAACGGCTGCGCGACGAGGGAAATACTGTAATAGTCGTTGAGCATGACGAAAAGGTCATACGAGCCGCCGATCATATCATAGACATGGGACCTGGCGCCGGGACGTCTGGTGGCAGGGTGGTCGCCGAGGGCAACATCGATTCGATCGAATCAGATCCTTCGTCTCTCACCGGCATGTATCTCTCCGGATGGAAACGGATCGGCAGGGCTGATAGAAAATGGCAACAGTGTGACGGTCTTGAAATCAGGGGTGCCGAGGCGAACAACCTCAAGAATCTCGATCTGACGATACCGGCAGGCGGGATAACAGCTGTCACAGGGGTCTCGGGAAGCGGAAAATCGAGCCTTGTCTTCGATGTCATCGCATCTTCCTTTGAACGGAAGAAGCCGGCAGGTTGCAGGGAAATCGTAGGATTTGAACGGTTCGCGGGCGTCATCAGCATCGACCAGGGACCGATCGGAAGTTCTTCGCTGAGCAATCCCGCCACGTACTGCGGCATCTTCGACAGGATCAGGGAACTCTTTGCCTGCGAAAAGATCTCGAAAGAGCGCAAATACGCGAAGGCGCGGTTCTCATTCAATTCAAAGGGCGGGCGATGCGAACACTGCAGGGGAATGGGGACGAAAAAGGTGGAGATGGGATTTCTCGCTGATGTCCACGTTCCCTGCGAAGAATGTGGAGGCCGGCGCTATAATGAGGAGACTCTCGCGATCAAGCACAGGGGCAGGAATATCTTCGAGACCCTGAATATGACGATCGATGAGGCGAAAGAACTTTTCATCGATGACAGGATGTTGTCCGCCGCGCTCGATATCCTTTCATCGGTCGGGCTGGGTTATCTCCAACTTGGTCAGAGGTCGGACACACTGTCGGGAGGCGAGTCCCAGAGGCTGAAACTGGCTGCAGAACTAATAAAGTCGCAAATGAAAAAAAGATCGGCCGGCGGATTATCTGAAAGTGCCGGGAAGAACCTGTATATCCTCGACGAACCGACGACCGGACTGCACTTTCAGGATATCGAAAGACTCATCGGAATATTCGACGGACTCGCTGCCGACGGCCACACAATACTTGTCGTTGAACATAATCTCGAAGTCATAGCGAACGCCGACTGGATAATTGACCTGGGACCTGAAGGGGGCGACGAGGGAGGCGGTATTGTGGCTTGTGGCGCCATGGATGCTATCATGGCATCTGCTTCTTCG includes the following:
- the uvrA gene encoding excinuclease ABC subunit UvrA; protein product: MDRIIIKNAGEHNLRSVDLEIPRDSLVVVTGVSGSGKSSLAFDTICREAQRRYLRTLSSYARMYIGKLGMPDFEIMTGLSPSISIDQKTVVRNPRSTVGTISGLSDHLRLLFSRLGDCEPGTSSSLFSFNSEKGACPECKGLGVEDRIVPELLISDDTKTIREGALVLTTPNGYLVYSQVTLDVLDEVCRAHGFNIDIPWKELTAEQVNVVLNGSERIKIPFGKHPLESRLKWNGLTARPREEGYYKGILPVMEDILRRDRNRNILRFARSIKCDRCGGRRLGREALGVTCLGMNIAEMSEMTVDRLHEFFSLIDLSEKDSPVGGPIARQIIERTGLLRDLGLGYLTCDRESTTLSGGEAQRIRLAGLAGGGLQGLLYVLDEPSIGLHPSDNKKMLSILKKLRDRGNTVLVVEHDEETMYSADYLVDIGPKAGVLGGKILYAGPPSDMESADPASETMAYLLGKKKIKAPDVYREGSGEIRIGGARGFNLRDIDVIFRTGAFNVVTGVSGAGKSTLVNRTLSAILKGEAEKGGELCRSLEGIDLIDSVIEIDQAPIGRTPRSNPATYTKLFDLIRDLFAGCRVSRDRGYDKGRFSFNVEGGRCEACQGAGVQQIGMHFLENISVICEECDGKRFDGSTLEVLYRGVNIHDVLEMPVEEAANFFSDDKRIMRHLGALLDVGLGYITLGQPSTTLSGGEAQRVKLASRLARPSSGKTLYILNEPTTSLHTADIAILLRAIRSLVEAGNTVVAIEHNLDFIRSADWMIDLGPGSGEEGGGLVFMGRPGEAVLAEESLTGMALRDAARDTLAMSMDIEREESAGPKKQIELRGVTTHNLRSVDVDIPHGKITVITGVSGSGKSSLAFDTLYAQSRMLYFGSLSTQARRYMKKIPLPPVEQTAGLNAAIAIGQNRSIDNPRSIIATVTEIYDHYRLLFSRAGMVGDRATDFSARIFSFNHHQGACPQCRGLGVKTVCSAEALVSHPHLSLLNGAMDGSRTGGFYGERGGQYLAILVAVGEKKRIDYSVPYDELSSEARQLAMHGAGDEFFSAVWRFNRKGREGEHRWEVRWPGFCGHVEREYERVHADKRGEKMLPLMEDVTCPACSGARLSPEVLRVIFAGKNISSLCAMTVDETLQFLSYIDEDQKNSGLTERQIIVTEALRREIAGRLEPIRQMGLGYLRLDRRTSTLSGGELQRVLLAAQLGSRLCSVTYVLDEPTVGLHERDTEKLIDIMKRLRDEGNTVIVVEHDEKVIRAADHIIDMGPGAGTSGGRVVAEGNIDSIESDPSSLTGMYLSGWKRIGRADRKWQQCDGLEIRGAEANNLKNLDLTIPAGGITAVTGVSGSGKSSLVFDVIASSFERKKPAGCREIVGFERFAGVISIDQGPIGSSSLSNPATYCGIFDRIRELFACEKISKERKYAKARFSFNSKGGRCEHCRGMGTKKVEMGFLADVHVPCEECGGRRYNEETLAIKHRGRNIFETLNMTIDEAKELFIDDRMLSAALDILSSVGLGYLQLGQRSDTLSGGESQRLKLAAELIKSQMKKRSAGGLSESAGKNLYILDEPTTGLHFQDIERLIGIFDGLAADGHTILVVEHNLEVIANADWIIDLGPEGGDEGGGIVACGAMDAIMASASSYTGQALRERGRHKTKQDPYPT